CCATATTTATCCTGGATACCAGCCAATTTTTCGGCCACCATATCGAATGCCTCCGCCCAGGAAACTTGCTCCCATCCTGAAGTTGTTTTTTTCATTGGAAATTTCAATCGATCCGGGTCCTCATGGAGGTCCTTATAAGCCAGCGCTTTTGGACAGATGTGCCCTCGGCTTAAAGGATCTTTTTCATCCCCGGTAATTGTTTTTATTTGGCCAATATCGGTTGTGATAACCAACCCGCACATGGCTTCACACAAGTTGCAGGTTCTATAATGTGTCTGAATATCCTTCATTATTTATGGGGAATTTTACTCATTGCGCGTTCAGTAATGGCAGTAATAGTTAAAGATGGATTTACACCGGGATTGGCAGAAATCATGGAGCCGTCGCAAACAAACATATTCTCATATCCGAAGATGCGGTTATTCTTATCGATAACACCCTCATTAATATTTTCACCCATACAAGCACCTCCAAGGATATGGGCTGTTGTAGGGATTCCGAATAGTGCTTCATTATTGGGCATCATAGCTTTGCCATTCACCTTTTTAGCATATTTTTCAATCAACTCATCTGCTTCATTAATGAAGGGCGTGGGCTTTTTTCCATCTTCAATTCCACTACGCATCCATGAACCAAAACGGCCTTTTTTTAATTGAAGTGTACTATCCAATGTCTGCATAAATAGCATCACCTGTGTTCGCTGAGCCCAATCATCGACAATCAAAACTTTTAAATTTTGAATAGGGTGCCGAATGAAATCCCAAATTATTTTCGTCAACCGGATTATTAAATTATTACCACTAACCCGGGGCAGCATAATCAGCCTCCAAATCCCCGAGCCTTTAGAATAGCGCACCGGTTCAACATGGGTATGATCCCCTGTATGGAGGATAGAACCGATTGCAATTCCTTTAGAATAATCAGTCGTTTTATCCAACGCCGTTACGGGCATTAGGGCCTCCGAATTGGTGCGCACCATGGAACCAACCTTTTGTGAAAGTTTTGGCAGGGATGACCTCATAAGTGACAAAAGCAATTTGACAGTCCCCAACACACCACCGGAAAAAACAACTCCTCCAGCTTTAACCGATCCCGATTTCTTAAACATCATTCCAGTGGAAGATTGCCATGAAACTGTATATCCCCGTTCTCCTTTTTCACCGAATGGTCTCACATCCGTCACCTTGGATTCAGCCTGGATTTTGGCACCATGTTGTTGGGCCAAATATAAATAATTCTTATCAAGTGTGTTTTTAGAGTCATAACGGCAGCCCACCATACAACCGCCACAATAGATACATCCTGTGCGGTCAGGGCCTTTCCCATCGAAGTAGGGATCTGGAACGGTTTCGCCCGGCTGGCCAAAATAAACAGATACATTGGTTGGATGAAATTGGTCTTCCTTCCCTAAATCCTTCGCTAATTCTTTTAGTGCTTGGTCGCCGGGTTCCATCCGGGGATTATGATTGGCACCTAACATTTTTAATGCCAATGTGTAATACTCTTTTAATTCGGTTTCCCAATCAGACAGTCTCCCCCAACTGCCGCTATTATAAAATGATTGTTTTGGGACCGGTAATGTATTGGCATAAACCAAAGAACCACCACCCACTCCCACACCGGCAAGGATACCCACGTGACGATAATAAGTCAGTTGAAAAAAACCGAATAAACGCAGGATGGGTGCCCACATCCATTTTCTTAAATTCCAGATAGTTTTGGGAAAGTCTGAGGCACGCCACCATTTCCCCTTTTCTATGACCAATACCTTATACCCCTTTTCTGAAAGTCGAAGGGCAGAAACAGAACCACCAAATCCGGAACCGATTATGATATAGTCATAATCAATACTCATGGTGTAACTAATTTAAATGTGCCTGTAGGATTGTCAAACAACCTAAAAAACTGTACTAAATCCATTATGCTCCCATCAACTTCTAAATCATCTGAAAATAGGGTTTCTTTGATACTCACCTGCTTCATAATCATTTGTAAAAATAATTCATGAGTAATCTTGAGTGTCGCATTCTCTCTTGAGGTTGGACTGTATTGGCGATGATGGAATACAGCATTTTCTATGGTGAGTGTATAGCTTTCATTGGTATCTGAAAAAATGACATTAACTATCAAATTTTTTCCTTCAGCTTTGGGACCATTTAATCTAACAGCCATTGAGTTGAAAAATTCAGAAACGGGTGTATGTTTAAATATTCCAGCCATATCAGCTATATCAATGCCATCCTCTATTGAACCATGACGTAACTCGTAAGCGCCAGAGAGATAATTATCCCTCCAAGGGCCAGCTTCAGCCTGATACCCAAGTTGATCATAACATTTTGCCAATAATTCACGGGCATTTTTATTACTAGGTTTGGCAAAAACCAAATGATTTAGCACTTCCACAGCCCATCTGTATTCTCCGTCATCATAGGATGCCTTTGCTTTAGTGATTAAGGACGACTCCCCTCCCATAAAATCTACATATCTTTTCGCAAGATCCACGGGCGGCAATGGATCTAAGTGGGCTGGGTTCCCATCATACCACCCAAAATAATATTGAAAAACAGCTTTTGCATTCTGTTTAATATTTCCATAATAACCCCGATTATAAAATTTAGATTCAAGAGATTTGGGGAGTTTAATGTTTTCAGCAATTTCATTTGGTGTGGCACCATTATTGGCCATTCGAATCGTCTGATCATGTATATATTTATACGTATCTCTTTGGTTTTTCATAAACTCAAATATTTGGGCATTTCCCCATTTGGGCCAATGGTGGCTCCCAAAATACACTTCCATATCTCCAAATAAATCCATGGCTTCATCTATATATTGACTCCATTTCAGTGCATCACGAACTTTTGCACCTCTCAAAGTATATATATTATGCATAGTATTAGATAAAACTTCTGCACCACAAAAAGCTTTTTTTTCTGGAAGATAAAATGTGAGTTCAGATGGTGCTTCCGAATCTAGTGCCAATTGAAATACAAATTCTACTCCATCAATAATCATCTGCTGACCTGTCTTCGAAATAAAATCGGTTGGCTCAAGGATACTAAACGTACCAAATGCAGGGTTTTTCCCTAGACCTGACCCAATATGTCCACGATCAGAACGAGGTAACAATTCACCAAACATATATAATGATCGTCGCCACATACTGATCCCAGTCATAATATTTTCACTTGTGGCTTCTCTAATAAACCCCAAAGGGGCAATTATTGGGATATCTAATTTTTCACCCAAAGCTGAAACCCCACCAAAATGATCAATATGACTATGGGTAAAAATGATTGCAGAAATAGGCTCCTCTCCTAAATGTGTTCTAAATAACTCTATTGCCTTTTCTGCCGTCTCTGTAGATGTTAAGGGATCAACTACTATCCAACCGTTTTTTCCCTCAATAATAGTCATATTGGACAGATCATATCCCCTTAATTGAAATACCCCATCTGTCACCTCAAATAAACCATGAATATTATTAAGCTTTTCCTGCCTCCACAAACTTGGATTTACACTATGAGGCGCTTCTCCCTTTATAAATTCATATGCTGGCAAATCCCACACCACACTTTGTGCATTTTTATGATGAATCTGCATTTTAGAACTCTTTGCAATAAATCCCTTATTTGCATCTAAAAAGCCCTGTTTATCTTCAAATGAAAGTTCCTTTAAAATGTTATTATTTACTTGAATTGTTTGAAACGATGGACTTGTAAAGCCCATCGTGCTTGAATCTTTTCTTTCCTCTTTGGCGCAAGAAACGAATAAAATAAGTGCTATAAAAAAGCAGATGAGTCTTTTATTTTTCCCTAATGAGGTTAATATTATCATAATAACAATTCAATAATCACATTTTTGCACAGCGAATTAAGAGCGATTTGGTTATGGCCTCCCATTGGCTTAAACCATAATGTCTTAAGCATATAAATAGAATCTTTATCATTCATTTTATTTTTACTCCTTTTGGCCTTCTATCATCAATAGTTTTAATAATATTGCTTTTTTAATTTTCCCCATTTGTTGCCTTAATGATTTAATTGTATTAGAATTTGCTATGCCAATTAAACAAATTAATCATGAAACACAAATAAATAATAGAGAGATTTAAAACACTCTTAATACGAAAGTGAACTAAAATATGAAAGTACCGCAATCATTAAGGAAATGGCTAGTATTTCATTTTTACGTGGATTATGCTTTTGCAATTCCATTTTTCTTTTTTCCAGAATATCTATCGTCGTTATTGGGTTATGAACCGCTCGACCCGTTAGCGGCACGGATGTCAGCTGCCGCATTATTTGGCATTGGCTATAGTTCCCTTATTGCAGCCAAATTTGATTTAGAAAAAATGCGACTAAAATTAAGGTGGGCTGTAATCTGGGCTGGATCTGCAACCATTGGATTATTTTGGGGTTCCTTTTCAGTAAACCATATATGGGGATGGATTTTTTGCATTGTTTTTCTCCTCTTCTTCATTTTGTGGTCAACTTATGCTATTAAACTAAAAGCATTTAAGACGAATTGACCTATTTAGTTAAAAGACGAACTTTTCTACCTATTCTATCGGGCATTATTATTGGGATTGCAACCTTTTACCCTTTCACCTATACCAATTCGGTTTCAATGGGAGTAATCGGTGGAATCAAGCGGAACCAATGGATAACTCATTTTGATTTATCAATGGAAAATCAAAATCCTTGGTTACGAAATTATATTGCATTCATTGGATTATAAGGTAGTATTCGTCCTGAAGTCATTTATCTTGAAACAATGATAGATGACGAAAAAGAAAAACTCTCAGGTGACAATGATTATATACTAAGTGGTTTCCCACCAAATTCTCCTTATTGGAGTTTTGTAATTTACGATTTTGATAACCGTAGAATAGAACCCTTTGAAGAAACCGTCGCCAATTCCTATCAGACACCAATCAAAAAAAATGGATCATATGAAATAACATTAACTAAGCATCCAGATAATTACCCTGGGAAGCAAGTCATCAACCATGCGGGTGCTAATTTTTCTATAATTATGCGTATTTACGGTCCAATCCTCAAATATTATACAGATAAAGAATCTATACCTGTGGGCAGTATTAAGAAGGTTAAATACAATGGGTAAATAGTTATATAAGCTATTCGGTGCAGCTATTTAAACTCATGGGTTTTTAATCTGGGTTGGGCTCGAGATTGTAGTTCGTAAACTTGATAGAGATTTAGAGGCTGCTAAAACGTACGTCGAGGAGTGTGGGGAACGATGGAAAAACGGTGTATTCTATATCAACCCATCTTGTCTTTCAAATAAATTCTTTGCTCATAAACCAAATCCTGATTTTTTATATTACCTTATTCCTTACGATTTAAGCAATGGGGATTTATATATTTCTACGCCAGTACCATCAGATGATCGATATTGGTTAATTCATGCACACAACAGAAACACTGATATAGATAACGACAAATTCGAATTGTTAATCACGAGGGATAAAAGTAAAACTGCCGATATTCCTATTGCCCTTGCTACCTCTAAAAAAGGTGTTATTTTAAATCAACTGGTGATGAAATATTTTTCTGAATATTAATCTTTAGATTTGTTCCGAAGAACCACTTTCAGAGAATAACGTTAAATTAACTCCTTTTCAAATCTTTGAATGCAATTTTTAACCAAATCAACGAGAGAGAAACAGCCACAACGGTTGATATGATCATGGCATACCAAACCCATTCGATAGGTTTGTTCATAACCATGGTAAAAAACAAAGCCAGGGGCGCGGTCAATCCCAAAACGCGGATGGAAGTAATAACCAACATGGGTAATCCTTTACCCAACCCCTGTAGGATTCGGCCAATGGTCATACCAATAGCGATCAATGGATAGACTAAACAAATATAACGAAGGTATGTTACCGCAATAGAATTGATTGAAATTTCATTTGTAAAACCATTAACAACCTGGGGTGCAAAAATATATAAAAGTGTCGAGAGGATTGTAGTAATGATCACCGAACGGGTAATGCCGTACTTTGCAATATATTTAATTTTGTCAAATTCTTTGGCGCCATAAAACATTCCCACCAAAGTTGTCAATGCTGATGCAATTGCCATTATGGGTAAAAAGATCAACATATCCAGCCGGCCGCCAACTTGGTATGCCGCCACAGCGTCAGTTGAAAAATGCACCAAGATTCGGTTAAACACTAATTGACCAAATGCCATAATAATCATGGACATGGATGCGGGAAATCCAACCCGAATGATATCTCTAATAATAAACATGGAAGGTGAGAAATCTCTCATTCTGAAGCGGACATAAGCGTGTTCTTTTACAAAAAGCATATAGACAAAAATGCAGAATACAATCGCTTGGCTGATGGCAGAAGCCATGGCAGCGCCGCCCACACCAAATCCAAGGGTGAAAATAAATATGGGGTCTAAAATGATGTTTAAAATTGTCCCCAATCCCGCCACCATCATGGGAAGTTTCATATCTCCTTCTCCCGAAAGAATTGATCGGAAAAAAGTGGAAAATATCATGAAGGGAAGCCCAAACAGGCTGATTTTCAAATAGTCCCAGCTTAAAGGTAAAACCGCTTCTGTGGCTCCTAATCGCTGTAATAAGTCCGGACCGTAGATCAACCCCAATGTGGTTAAGATTATGCTGATAATTAATCCCAATGCAACCGCATGCTCGGCTGTATTATCGGCTGAAACTTTATCTCTTGCACCGATGAATCTTGCTATGGATGCTGTTACACCGCTTCCAACGCCAAAAGATAATCCGAGAACAAGGAAAAATAAGGGCATATTAAAGGCCACTGCGGCGATGGCATCACCACCTAAACGGCCGATGAATATCATATCCACGATTGTATATAAAGTATGAATTCCCATTCCCGCCATGATAGGAATTGCCAAGGTCCATAACCCTTTAGAAGGATTTTCTAAGAAGGATTCTAGACGTGAACCATTGTTTTCTGTGCCATTCATAGGCGCGGAATTTAGAGGAGTTTTATATGTTAAAAATTAATTTATATTTAATATTTCGGGACCGACAGAATCCAATTATCGGATATTAATAGATCATCGATGTGACCTGACAAGTTTTCAGCCTCATACCAAATATGCATATGAGAAAAACGGGAATGATGGGTGAAAATCGTTTGATGCTCCTCTGAATAAAATCCTAATATTTTCCCCTCAATATTTGAATCTTTCCTTTTCCAAGATTTTGCCAAATGATCATCATGGCTGCCATCCTTATCTTGAGGAGATATAATATGCCATTCCAATTGATTGAACTTCCCTTCTATAATAAAGGGAAATGGTTTTTCTGTATTAATACCAGCTTTTTCAGCTTCATGTTTAATTAAAGCATCTATCGAATTATAATTTGATCCAGAATCAACAGAAATACTCTTCCATGATTTCACTGTTGTACTTACCAAAAGTAATGCTTTAGTCTCATTTTTAGCCATGGTTTGATAGGTGGGAGATTCTCCGGCCTTTGCCCTGTTAATTAGGAGATGGCTATCTATAATTAATATTTCGCCATCTAGGTTTTCCATGGAACCAAGTCCATATATATGATCCTCACTCAAAACCTCGGTTAAAGCAATGACACCATCCCTTGCACCACCATGCATAATTTCTGATAAAGCACCATAAATTTGAATATCATTTTGTGTTTTATTAGAACAAGAAACCAATAATATTACTGTAATGAATAAAAATATCTTTTTCATGAATTTCCCTTTTAATTTCTGCAAACTACAGAATTAGTTCGCTCATCCAAACCCAGATCCAACAGGCGGACCACATCCTGAAGTAGAACGGGATGCAGTATATAAAGATCCAACTGAAACTGCCGGGGCCGATAATTGTTTTTTGGATTCAAACATACCGCATTCTGGGCATTTTATTTCTGAATTATGAATCTCACTGGAAAAGACCAACTCTTCAAAAAGATTACCACAGGATCCACATTTAAAATCGAACATTGGCATAAATTATTTTCTCTCTTTTTCAACATCCTCAACCTGAGGATATGGATTATGTCAGGTGGGGACCCCTGCTTTGGGCAAAACAATCCGGGTGATAAACAACCATAATCCAATAATTACGGCAAAATTAAATATTTCCCCAATCATATGGCATCTATTGCTGCGCGAAGGGAGTTATTTACTTGTGCGGATAATTCTTCTAAGTCATCACGCCCTGTGACCGATAACATTTTTTTTGCATCAATTGCAGAAACAGTTACAGTATCGTCATCATTACCCCAGATAACGACATTACATGGTAACAATAGTCCAATCTCCAGTTCTTCCGACAAAGCCTGAAAGGCAATGTTTGGATTGCAAGCACCTAAAATTTTATATGGTTTAAAATCTATATTTAGTTTTTTCTTAAATGTAGATTTTACATCAATTTCTGTGAGTATACCAAATCCCTGAGATTGCAATGTTGCTCTCACTTTTTCTTCTGCTGCATCCATCCCCATCTTAAGATTGCGTTCATATCCGTATTTCATGATTTTTCCTTTTTGTTTTTTACAGGCCAAAAAATGATCAGACCCATAATTGTTCCATATACCATACTATTAGCCGGATTAGATGTGATTGGACAAGTGCCTGTATTACATCCGATAAAGTAATAATAGGCGTATCCTAAGCTACTCCCAAGAACGACTCCTAATGATAACCGTAAAATAGTTTTCGAAAATATTCGGCTTATTTTATCGAATTCCATTTGATCATACCTCCAATCATATTTAAAGCATTATACCCATTATTATTCAAAAATTTTGTTGCCTGACCAGATCTATTCCCAGAACGACAAACCATGATAATTTCCTTTGATTTATATTTTTCCAATTCAAGAATTCTATTAGATAATTCATTCAAAGGAATAAGGATTGATCCTTCAATATGGCCTAAATTTCCAAAATATTCACCTTCAGTCCTTACATCTACCATGATTGGAGTTTTTGTAGTAATGCGCTCTTTTAAAGATTCAACTGATATAAAAGCATTGTCGCCTTTACCTAATAAAGGCGAAATTGATTTCCATTTATTAGCGGTGAGCAGCGTGATAAAAATAATACCAATTATTAATCCGTATTTCAAGCTTGAGTCCTCTTTATTCTCAGTGTTTTAAATAACCGTTCAGATACATCATCCGGGACCGTTTGCTCAGATTCATTAACGCGGTAAATTTTTACAATTTGCTTTACACTATCCACATAAATTTTGCAATCTGGACAATTTTTCATATGTTCAACTACATCTATGATTATTTCTTCATCAATATCTTTACCAAATTGATCGTATAATTCCTGCAAGAATTGTTCATTATGTTGATGGTCACTCATATTCGCGCCTTTCTACACATTTTAATTTTTTGGCTAACTGATCTCTTAAAAAAAGCCGCGCACGCATGAGTCTTACTTTTACGTTTGATTCAGTTATCTTTAATAATTTTGCTGTTTCTTTGGTGGATAATCCTTCCAAATCTCTTAAAACAAAAACAAATTGATAATCTTCTGAAAGAGTTTGAAGTGCTTTTTTCAGGCATTCATTAAATGATTCAGGATCCAATTCATTTTCAGGGTGATCTGGCCAATTCCTAATCTCATATCCTTTAAGCGACTCAAAGCCGGGATCGTGAATGGATATATCCCGATCGATATAATCCTTTACACGCAACTTACCCAAAGCCACATTCGTACCGATACGATACAACCATGTTCCAATTGAAGCATTCCCTTTAAATGAATGAATCTTATCCATAAAAACCAAGAAAGTTTCCTGAAGAACATCCTCTGCATCTTCCTGATTTTGCATAAGGCGCAATGCCAAATTGTAAACTTTTGATGAATGATTTTCCACTAATGCTGCTATGGCCCATTGTTCCCCCGCTTTCGCCTTTTTGACCAAATGGGCTTCATTATAAGTAAGATTAGTCAAACTTTTTTAAGTTGCTAATTCTGCTGCTAAATGATATTCAATTTTTTCCTTAATCATTTGCTTCGGAACTGCACCCACAACACGATCAACTTCTTTACCTTCTCTTAAGAAAAGGATTGCAGGAATACCGGTTACACCAAGTTCTTGAGATTTGATATTTTCATCTGCATTCAATTTACCAATCGTCGCCTTTCCTGCAAAATCATCAGCTAATTCATCGATAATGGGTCCTACAATTCTGCAGGGACCACAC
The sequence above is drawn from the Candidatus Neomarinimicrobiota bacterium genome and encodes:
- a CDS encoding molybdopterin-dependent oxidoreductase, with translation MKDIQTHYRTCNLCEAMCGLVITTDIGQIKTITGDEKDPLSRGHICPKALAYKDLHEDPDRLKFPMKKTTSGWEQVSWAEAFDMVAEKLAGIQDKYG
- a CDS encoding GMC family oxidoreductase — encoded protein: MSIDYDYIIIGSGFGGSVSALRLSEKGYKVLVIEKGKWWRASDFPKTIWNLRKWMWAPILRLFGFFQLTYYRHVGILAGVGVGGGSLVYANTLPVPKQSFYNSGSWGRLSDWETELKEYYTLALKMLGANHNPRMEPGDQALKELAKDLGKEDQFHPTNVSVYFGQPGETVPDPYFDGKGPDRTGCIYCGGCMVGCRYDSKNTLDKNYLYLAQQHGAKIQAESKVTDVRPFGEKGERGYTVSWQSSTGMMFKKSGSVKAGGVVFSGGVLGTVKLLLSLMRSSLPKLSQKVGSMVRTNSEALMPVTALDKTTDYSKGIAIGSILHTGDHTHVEPVRYSKGSGIWRLIMLPRVSGNNLIIRLTKIIWDFIRHPIQNLKVLIVDDWAQRTQVMLFMQTLDSTLQLKKGRFGSWMRSGIEDGKKPTPFINEADELIEKYAKKVNGKAMMPNNEALFGIPTTAHILGGACMGENINEGVIDKNNRIFGYENMFVCDGSMISANPGVNPSLTITAITERAMSKIPHK
- a CDS encoding MBL fold metallo-hydrolase produces the protein MGFTSPSFQTIQVNNNILKELSFEDKQGFLDANKGFIAKSSKMQIHHKNAQSVVWDLPAYEFIKGEAPHSVNPSLWRQEKLNNIHGLFEVTDGVFQLRGYDLSNMTIIEGKNGWIVVDPLTSTETAEKAIELFRTHLGEEPISAIIFTHSHIDHFGGVSALGEKLDIPIIAPLGFIREATSENIMTGISMWRRSLYMFGELLPRSDRGHIGSGLGKNPAFGTFSILEPTDFISKTGQQMIIDGVEFVFQLALDSEAPSELTFYLPEKKAFCGAEVLSNTMHNIYTLRGAKVRDALKWSQYIDEAMDLFGDMEVYFGSHHWPKWGNAQIFEFMKNQRDTYKYIHDQTIRMANNGATPNEIAENIKLPKSLESKFYNRGYYGNIKQNAKAVFQYYFGWYDGNPAHLDPLPPVDLAKRYVDFMGGESSLITKAKASYDDGEYRWAVEVLNHLVFAKPSNKNARELLAKCYDQLGYQAEAGPWRDNYLSGAYELRHGSIEDGIDIADMAGIFKHTPVSEFFNSMAVRLNGPKAEGKNLIVNVIFSDTNESYTLTIENAVFHHRQYSPTSRENATLKITHELFLQMIMKQVSIKETLFSDDLEVDGSIMDLVQFFRLFDNPTGTFKLVTP
- a CDS encoding DUF1214 domain-containing protein: MIDDEKEKLSGDNDYILSGFPPNSPYWSFVIYDFDNRRIEPFEETVANSYQTPIKKNGSYEITLTKHPDNYPGKQVINHAGANFSIIMRIYGPILKYYTDKESIPVGSIKKVKYNG
- a CDS encoding DUF1254 domain-containing protein, with protein sequence MWVGLEIVVRKLDRDLEAAKTYVEECGERWKNGVFYINPSCLSNKFFAHKPNPDFLYYLIPYDLSNGDLYISTPVPSDDRYWLIHAHNRNTDIDNDKFELLITRDKSKTADIPIALATSKKGVILNQLVMKYFSEY
- a CDS encoding MATE family efflux transporter; its protein translation is MNGTENNGSRLESFLENPSKGLWTLAIPIMAGMGIHTLYTIVDMIFIGRLGGDAIAAVAFNMPLFFLVLGLSFGVGSGVTASIARFIGARDKVSADNTAEHAVALGLIISIILTTLGLIYGPDLLQRLGATEAVLPLSWDYLKISLFGLPFMIFSTFFRSILSGEGDMKLPMMVAGLGTILNIILDPIFIFTLGFGVGGAAMASAISQAIVFCIFVYMLFVKEHAYVRFRMRDFSPSMFIIRDIIRVGFPASMSMIIMAFGQLVFNRILVHFSTDAVAAYQVGGRLDMLIFLPIMAIASALTTLVGMFYGAKEFDKIKYIAKYGITRSVIITTILSTLLYIFAPQVVNGFTNEISINSIAVTYLRYICLVYPLIAIGMTIGRILQGLGKGLPMLVITSIRVLGLTAPLALFFTMVMNKPIEWVWYAMIISTVVAVSLSLIWLKIAFKDLKRS
- a CDS encoding zinc ribbon domain-containing protein, which codes for MFDFKCGSCGNLFEELVFSSEIHNSEIKCPECGMFESKKQLSAPAVSVGSLYTASRSTSGCGPPVGSGFG
- a CDS encoding DUF302 domain-containing protein, with the protein product MGMDAAEEKVRATLQSQGFGILTEIDVKSTFKKKLNIDFKPYKILGACNPNIAFQALSEELEIGLLLPCNVVIWGNDDDTVTVSAIDAKKMLSVTGRDDLEELSAQVNNSLRAAIDAI
- a CDS encoding rhodanese-like domain-containing protein, with protein sequence MVDVRTEGEYFGNLGHIEGSILIPLNELSNRILELEKYKSKEIIMVCRSGNRSGQATKFLNNNGYNALNMIGGMIKWNSIK
- a CDS encoding sigma-70 family RNA polymerase sigma factor — translated: MTNLTYNEAHLVKKAKAGEQWAIAALVENHSSKVYNLALRLMQNQEDAEDVLQETFLVFMDKIHSFKGNASIGTWLYRIGTNVALGKLRVKDYIDRDISIHDPGFESLKGYEIRNWPDHPENELDPESFNECLKKALQTLSEDYQFVFVLRDLEGLSTKETAKLLKITESNVKVRLMRARLFLRDQLAKKLKCVERREYE
- a CDS encoding thiol reductase thioredoxin, with protein sequence MLENVKTFTDQNWEIEVGNTNGLVIADVWAPWCGPCRIVGPIIDELADDFAGKATIGKLNADENIKSQELGVTGIPAILFLREGKEVDRVVGAVPKQMIKEKIEYHLAAELAT